From a single Chitinophaga sp. Cy-1792 genomic region:
- a CDS encoding lipopolysaccharide assembly protein LapB: MKTIFIAGVLFSQTVFGQDAKELFNTASGFQRTGDYSNAILVFNQALQLDPDNFEYKKQLGYTWYLKGDLNKAKTIVEPLLNSKEADVQVYQIAGNIYVGREEWKTAQKVYERAIRKFPDAGELYNDNGNLQMNFKMYDAALSSWLKGIEKDPTFPGNYYNATKTYYYSNDPMWCIIYGEEFMNMESYSTRTAEIRMIVLESYKRLFNDPSLISTIIPDDDKRKRSKGSNGFAQAYKESLGKQLSVVTGGVDLDGLIMARTRFILDWDKNNSEKYPFALFDFQRRMLREGMFESYNQWLFGPAVSQAGYKAWTNLHKQEYDSFTKFQRNNQFKPRPDEYYNDGKFSLVNPGY, from the coding sequence TTGAAAACAATTTTTATAGCGGGAGTATTATTTTCTCAGACCGTATTCGGGCAGGATGCCAAGGAGCTTTTCAACACAGCATCCGGGTTTCAGCGCACGGGAGACTACTCTAACGCCATACTCGTTTTTAACCAGGCCTTACAGCTGGACCCTGACAATTTTGAGTATAAAAAGCAACTGGGGTATACCTGGTACCTGAAAGGTGACCTGAATAAGGCCAAAACCATCGTGGAGCCTTTGCTGAACAGCAAAGAAGCAGATGTACAGGTATACCAGATAGCCGGGAATATATATGTAGGAAGAGAAGAGTGGAAAACAGCGCAGAAGGTGTATGAGCGTGCTATCAGGAAGTTTCCGGATGCCGGTGAATTGTACAACGACAATGGTAACCTGCAGATGAACTTCAAAATGTATGATGCTGCGCTTAGCAGCTGGTTGAAAGGCATTGAAAAAGACCCTACCTTCCCGGGCAACTACTACAATGCGACTAAGACTTACTATTATAGCAATGATCCGATGTGGTGTATTATTTATGGAGAAGAATTCATGAATATGGAGAGCTACAGCACCCGCACCGCTGAGATCAGGATGATCGTACTGGAATCCTATAAGCGACTGTTCAACGATCCGTCTCTTATCAGCACCATTATTCCGGACGACGACAAAAGGAAAAGAAGTAAAGGCAGCAATGGCTTTGCACAGGCTTATAAGGAGTCGCTGGGCAAGCAACTGAGCGTTGTTACCGGTGGTGTAGACCTGGATGGCCTCATTATGGCACGCACCAGGTTTATCCTCGACTGGGATAAAAACAATTCGGAGAAGTACCCATTTGCATTATTCGATTTCCAGCGCAGAATGCTGCGGGAAGGAATGTTTGAATCATATAACCAGTGGCTGTTTGGCCCGGCAGTAAGTCAGGCCGGCTACAAAGCCTGGACTAACCTTCACAAACAGGAGTACGATTCGTTTACTAAGTTTCAGCGCAATAATCAATTCAAACCAAGACCGGACGAGTATTATAATGATGGGAAGTTTTCGTTGGTGAATCCGGGATATTAA
- a CDS encoding 2TM domain-containing protein: METSHEREARLWNITKAKTAFKTHLVLYVLISTALWVVWFLTDSKFHGIPWPVWPEVTWGIILVFQYFKGYYKYFPAKFGKIGKQQQTRY; encoded by the coding sequence ATGGAGACTAGTCACGAAAGGGAAGCGCGACTTTGGAATATTACAAAAGCCAAAACCGCCTTCAAAACCCATCTGGTCCTGTATGTGCTGATAAGTACAGCCTTATGGGTCGTTTGGTTTCTGACAGATAGTAAATTCCATGGGATACCCTGGCCGGTATGGCCGGAGGTAACGTGGGGAATTATCCTGGTATTCCAATATTTCAAAGGCTATTATAAATACTTTCCGGCAAAGTTCGGGAAGATCGGGAAGCAGCAACAAACACGTTATTAA
- the serC gene encoding 3-phosphoserine/phosphohydroxythreonine transaminase — protein MKVHNFNAGPSVLPNEVLYKASKALIDFEGSGMSILEIGHRTAPFMAVMDEARNLVKELMQLDDDFEVLFLQGGATTQFMQVPMNLLENGNTAAYVDTGVWSNKAIKEAKLFGYADVIASSKESNYNYIPKQFTIPSQASYLHITTNNTIYGTQWQMTPVTDVPIVADMSSDILSRSMDFNKFSLIYAGVQKNMGAAGATMVAIRKSMLGKVTRNIPSILDYKNHIENGSMLNTPPVFAVYISMLTLRWLKEQGGVPAIEKINDKKAALLYDEIDHNPLFRGTVVKEDRSKMNACFIMDKPEMEEEFLKFCKKEDIVGIKGHRLSGGFRVSMYNALPYESVEVMVEAMKYFSLKKA, from the coding sequence ATGAAGGTGCACAATTTTAACGCAGGTCCTTCTGTATTACCTAACGAGGTATTGTACAAAGCCAGCAAAGCCCTAATCGATTTCGAAGGTTCGGGAATGTCTATACTGGAGATTGGTCACAGAACAGCACCGTTTATGGCGGTGATGGACGAAGCCCGTAACCTGGTAAAGGAACTGATGCAACTAGATGACGACTTTGAAGTGCTGTTTTTACAAGGAGGCGCTACCACCCAATTCATGCAGGTACCAATGAACCTGTTGGAAAATGGTAATACTGCTGCCTATGTAGATACCGGCGTTTGGTCCAATAAGGCAATCAAAGAAGCCAAATTATTCGGATATGCCGACGTTATTGCCAGCTCCAAAGAAAGCAACTATAACTACATCCCCAAACAGTTTACAATTCCATCGCAGGCAAGCTACCTGCACATCACCACTAACAATACCATCTATGGTACCCAGTGGCAGATGACCCCTGTAACTGATGTTCCAATCGTGGCTGACATGAGCTCTGATATCCTCAGCCGTAGTATGGACTTTAACAAGTTTTCCCTGATCTATGCAGGCGTACAGAAAAACATGGGCGCCGCAGGTGCTACCATGGTTGCCATACGCAAAAGCATGCTCGGAAAAGTTACCCGTAACATCCCTTCCATCCTCGACTACAAAAATCATATCGAGAATGGATCCATGTTAAACACCCCTCCGGTATTTGCCGTTTATATCTCCATGCTGACACTCCGCTGGCTCAAAGAGCAAGGCGGCGTACCTGCCATCGAAAAAATAAACGATAAAAAAGCAGCATTACTTTACGACGAAATCGACCACAACCCGTTATTCCGCGGTACCGTAGTGAAAGAAGACCGCAGTAAAATGAATGCCTGCTTCATCATGGACAAACCAGAAATGGAAGAAGAGTTCCTGAAATTCTGTAAGAAAGAAGATATCGTTGGCATCAAAGGACACCGCCTTTCCGGTGGTTTCCGTGTATCCATGTACAACGCGCTTCCTTATGAAAGCGTAGAAGTAATGGTGGAAGCCATGAAATATTTCAGCCTGAAGAAAGCCTAA
- a CDS encoding long-chain fatty acid--CoA ligase, translating to MDQPQRLFDVINYQLEHYPKQDMLVQKVNGQWKPLSTKEVGEIAMKFSSGLLRLGIKAGIKENEEKDKIAIIAPNRPEWILTDLACQQLGAVLTPIYPTISQNELEFVLNNAEARILFVNDKELLEKVLEARDKFPTIREIFTFEKVEGARHWEEVLALGQQEDYEQIEMIKNNISPEELVTIIYTSGTTGTPKGVMLSHHNIMSNVLTCKPYLPVNPEARALSFLPLNHIFERMVTYLFLSAGVPIYYAENMDKIGDNLKEVKPTIFTTVPRLLEKVYERIMATGLELKGIKRALFFWSVELGKQYEINKNQGFWYNLKLKIANKLVFSKWRAALGGNIQCIVCGAAACQVRLLKIFTSAGIPIMEGYGLTETSPVISVNRYTVEDRMFGTVGPIIDGVDVRMAEDGEILCKGPNVTIGYYKRPDLTADAIKDGWFHTGDIGVIIDNKFLKITDRKKELFKTSGGKFVAPQPIENKFKESPYIEQIMVVGEDRKFTGAVIVPSFSNLKKWAEKRSIAWTTNEEMVKNPEVKDLFKQAVDKYNQFFNHIEQVKKFALLPNEWTVDAGELTPTLKVKRKVVLERYKKEIEGIYTPAAGKVDIESI from the coding sequence ATGGACCAGCCGCAACGACTTTTTGACGTCATTAACTACCAATTGGAACACTATCCCAAACAGGATATGCTGGTCCAGAAAGTTAATGGTCAATGGAAGCCACTAAGTACAAAGGAAGTAGGTGAGATAGCAATGAAGTTCAGTTCCGGATTGCTTCGACTTGGTATTAAAGCGGGTATTAAGGAAAATGAGGAGAAAGATAAAATTGCCATTATCGCCCCTAACCGTCCTGAATGGATACTGACAGACCTTGCCTGTCAGCAGCTGGGAGCAGTGCTTACTCCTATTTATCCTACCATTAGTCAGAATGAGCTTGAATTTGTGCTGAACAATGCCGAAGCCAGGATACTTTTTGTCAATGATAAAGAGTTACTGGAGAAGGTTTTGGAGGCCAGAGATAAATTTCCGACCATCCGGGAGATCTTCACCTTTGAGAAGGTAGAAGGTGCCCGTCACTGGGAAGAAGTGCTGGCATTAGGTCAGCAGGAAGATTATGAGCAGATTGAGATGATAAAAAACAACATCTCACCGGAAGAACTGGTAACGATCATCTACACCTCCGGAACCACCGGTACACCTAAAGGTGTAATGTTGAGTCACCATAACATCATGAGTAATGTACTTACCTGTAAGCCTTATCTGCCGGTAAACCCGGAAGCCAGGGCATTGAGTTTCCTGCCACTGAACCATATATTTGAACGCATGGTGACCTACCTGTTTTTATCAGCGGGTGTACCTATTTACTATGCCGAAAACATGGATAAAATCGGTGACAACCTCAAAGAGGTGAAGCCTACCATATTCACTACAGTACCTCGTCTGCTGGAAAAAGTATACGAGCGTATCATGGCTACAGGCCTTGAATTAAAGGGCATCAAGCGTGCACTTTTCTTCTGGTCGGTAGAACTGGGCAAACAATACGAAATCAATAAAAACCAGGGCTTCTGGTATAATCTCAAGCTGAAAATCGCTAACAAGCTGGTATTCAGCAAGTGGAGGGCTGCGCTCGGTGGTAATATCCAGTGTATCGTATGCGGCGCCGCTGCCTGCCAGGTGCGCCTGCTGAAGATATTCACCTCTGCCGGTATCCCTATCATGGAAGGTTATGGCCTGACAGAAACCTCTCCGGTAATCAGCGTAAACAGATATACCGTAGAAGATCGCATGTTTGGCACTGTAGGCCCTATTATAGACGGTGTGGATGTCAGGATGGCCGAAGATGGAGAAATCCTCTGTAAAGGCCCTAATGTGACCATTGGCTACTATAAACGCCCAGACCTCACCGCAGACGCCATCAAAGACGGCTGGTTCCATACCGGCGACATTGGCGTCATCATCGATAATAAGTTCCTGAAAATCACCGACAGGAAGAAAGAACTCTTCAAAACGTCCGGTGGTAAATTCGTGGCGCCACAGCCTATCGAAAATAAATTCAAGGAATCTCCCTATATAGAGCAGATCATGGTCGTTGGGGAAGACCGTAAGTTTACCGGCGCCGTTATCGTTCCATCCTTCAGCAACCTGAAAAAATGGGCCGAAAAACGTAGCATCGCCTGGACTACCAACGAAGAAATGGTCAAAAATCCGGAAGTAAAAGACCTGTTCAAACAGGCAGTAGATAAGTATAACCAATTCTTTAACCACATCGAACAGGTGAAGAAGTTCGCGCTGCTGCCCAACGAATGGACTGTAGATGCCGGAGAACTCACCCCTACACTGAAAGTGAAGCGTAAAGTGGTCCTGGAACGCTACAAAAAAGAAATCGAAGGAATTTATACCCCCGCCGCCGGAAAAGTGGATATAGAAAGTATTTAA
- a CDS encoding SRPBCC domain-containing protein — protein MKSRTTTNERIFKATPHAIYEAFTHAASLEQFMAPGDMTAKVHAFSLGEGGGYEMSLYYPASSEGIGKTAGKEDRFHSTFLELVPDQLIRTATTFETADNAFKGEMHMTITIIPIDDLSTMVKIRFDNIPEGIHPEDNEKGTALTLLKLDKWLAGER, from the coding sequence ATGAAAAGCCGTACCACCACGAATGAACGTATTTTCAAAGCCACACCACATGCCATATACGAAGCCTTTACACATGCTGCGTCGTTGGAGCAATTTATGGCACCGGGAGATATGACGGCCAAAGTACATGCTTTCAGTTTAGGGGAAGGAGGTGGGTATGAGATGTCGTTATATTACCCTGCATCCAGTGAGGGCATTGGTAAAACGGCGGGTAAGGAAGATCGTTTTCATTCCACTTTTCTTGAACTGGTTCCTGATCAGCTTATAAGGACAGCTACTACCTTTGAAACCGCTGATAATGCTTTCAAAGGGGAGATGCATATGACGATAACCATCATCCCTATTGATGATCTCAGTACCATGGTGAAAATAAGGTTCGATAATATCCCTGAAGGAATCCATCCGGAGGATAATGAGAAAGGAACAGCGCTGACATTACTGAAACTGGATAAGTGGCTGGCAGGGGAGCGATGA
- a CDS encoding YceI family protein, which yields MTRQITISLLLLALLAACQEAPKADKAKVGEIQAVKPAHGNAYQADTAISVIGWIGTKPTGKHHGTVKLLSGVIYIEDTSITAARFIIDMKTMANIDLAADTAMKNKLERELKSPLFFDVSEYPTAIFEMTSIKRYIPSLDDDITLRDATHTIEGNFTAKGITKNISFPAVIKVSDQKVTALASFNIDRTLWGMNYRTNKSLQDKLIKSQVNISLSVVAVR from the coding sequence ATGACCAGACAGATAACCATTTCTCTACTGTTGCTGGCTTTACTGGCTGCGTGCCAGGAAGCACCCAAAGCCGACAAGGCGAAGGTAGGCGAAATACAGGCCGTGAAGCCTGCGCATGGGAATGCGTACCAGGCAGACACAGCCATCAGTGTTATTGGATGGATTGGTACCAAGCCCACTGGAAAGCATCATGGAACGGTGAAATTGTTAAGCGGGGTAATTTATATAGAGGATACCAGTATTACGGCTGCCCGCTTTATTATCGATATGAAAACCATGGCCAATATAGACCTCGCTGCCGACACTGCCATGAAAAACAAGCTGGAGCGGGAGCTAAAGAGCCCGTTGTTTTTTGATGTATCCGAATATCCTACTGCCATCTTCGAAATGACATCTATCAAGCGTTATATCCCCTCGCTGGATGATGATATTACACTAAGAGACGCAACCCATACCATCGAAGGGAATTTTACTGCCAAAGGCATTACCAAGAATATTTCTTTTCCTGCTGTTATTAAAGTTTCTGACCAGAAAGTCACTGCATTAGCCAGCTTTAATATAGACCGAACCCTGTGGGGGATGAATTACCGTACCAACAAATCTTTGCAGGATAAACTCATTAAATCTCAGGTAAATATAAGCTTGAGTGTGGTAGCTGTAAGATAG
- a CDS encoding RagB/SusD family nutrient uptake outer membrane protein, with the protein MKKYLFKISILAAMLIMTESCSKNYLNDIKAENGDLTSSILFTTKAGAVNALTGIYYILRSENYNGYGGDPNNSGNLTNRGLKTDQFFFDVRGNDIIPTTSWWGNEYNWAENSYGRIATGSRTLQVWDMFYKVINNANAIIKNIGGVSDASDADKAALSAEAAALRAYSYFWLARVYQFTYAKDANAKAVPIYTTPGISGNPRATMKEVYTLIVSDLENAVAKLPADRDKKYRINKNVAAGILAEVYQELAMADPSLWQKAIDNAKIAYDGFPMMSNATYLAGFNDLSNGEWIWGFPVPVDQTLSYYSLFSFIDPVGGYYRNIYINDGFVNLFSATDARKATFVALAPNANYPYRKYQTHKYQAKESMSGDILVMRAAEMYLIEAEALAQQGKVSEGTDALYAIQSLRDPAYVKPAGLTKDQLIAAVLLERRKELYAEIGAEFFDLKRYQRPLKRTGTHWSVVLDVPAEDERWLFQVPQPEMDANPSIPASDQNK; encoded by the coding sequence ATGAAAAAGTATCTCTTTAAAATATCTATACTGGCAGCTATGCTGATAATGACAGAAAGCTGTTCAAAAAATTATCTGAATGATATTAAAGCGGAAAACGGAGATCTTACCTCCTCCATTCTCTTTACTACTAAAGCGGGAGCAGTAAATGCTTTAACCGGTATTTACTATATCCTCCGTTCAGAAAACTACAATGGCTATGGTGGAGATCCGAATAACTCGGGCAATCTCACGAACCGTGGACTCAAAACAGATCAGTTCTTCTTTGATGTACGTGGAAATGATATTATTCCAACAACCAGCTGGTGGGGAAATGAGTACAATTGGGCAGAGAATAGTTACGGCAGAATCGCTACGGGTAGCAGGACTTTGCAGGTATGGGATATGTTTTACAAAGTGATCAACAATGCAAATGCTATCATCAAAAATATTGGTGGGGTATCTGATGCAAGCGATGCAGATAAGGCAGCGTTAAGCGCAGAGGCAGCGGCATTGCGTGCTTATTCCTACTTCTGGCTGGCGCGTGTATATCAGTTTACCTATGCTAAAGATGCAAATGCTAAAGCGGTACCTATTTATACAACGCCAGGTATTAGCGGTAATCCGCGTGCTACTATGAAGGAAGTGTATACGCTGATTGTTTCTGATCTCGAAAATGCAGTGGCAAAGCTGCCGGCAGACAGAGATAAGAAGTACAGAATTAATAAGAATGTAGCTGCTGGTATTTTAGCAGAAGTATACCAGGAGCTGGCTATGGCAGATCCATCACTATGGCAGAAAGCAATCGATAATGCTAAAATCGCTTACGATGGTTTCCCTATGATGAGCAACGCTACTTATCTGGCGGGATTTAATGATCTGAGTAATGGGGAGTGGATCTGGGGCTTCCCGGTACCGGTTGATCAGACGCTGAGTTATTACTCACTATTCAGCTTTATTGATCCTGTTGGAGGCTATTACCGTAATATTTACATCAATGATGGGTTCGTGAATCTGTTTAGTGCTACAGATGCCCGTAAGGCTACTTTTGTGGCCTTAGCACCTAATGCAAACTATCCGTATCGTAAATATCAGACACATAAATACCAGGCGAAAGAATCTATGTCTGGCGATATACTGGTGATGCGTGCTGCAGAGATGTATCTGATAGAAGCAGAGGCTTTGGCGCAACAGGGTAAGGTCAGTGAAGGAACGGATGCATTATATGCTATTCAGTCGCTGAGAGATCCGGCATATGTGAAGCCTGCCGGTTTGACAAAAGACCAGCTGATTGCGGCGGTATTATTAGAGCGTCGTAAGGAGTTATATGCAGAGATTGGAGCGGAGTTTTTTGATTTGAAGCGTTATCAGCGACCATTAAAGCGTACAGGAACGCATTGGAGCGTGGTGCTGGATGTTCCTGCTGAAGATGAGCGCTGGCTGTTCCAGGTGCCACAGCCGGAAATGGACGCCAATCCCAGCATACCTGCCAGCGACCAGAACAAATAA
- a CDS encoding carboxypeptidase-like regulatory domain-containing protein, with protein sequence MKLSIPKPCEQSWDGMLPIDGGRFCEACNKQVLDFTHMTDAEIVRLLKKTKGEICGRVHIQQIDRELREREWQALLPTLVLTAVLSTIIPGTSHGQSITKNASKATQIKTKHIQLQGIITDLHSGVAIPGVTIMLKEDSKIGTTSGNDGSFKIDIPITGGQDSVNLTFSSMGYDGKELAIGVDEMNQKLELAMCNKMSELKEVTVVGYSMRTMTSITGGIIAVKRRTWWQRFWDLFRRHHH encoded by the coding sequence ATGAAATTATCTATTCCTAAACCTTGTGAGCAAAGCTGGGACGGTATGCTACCAATTGATGGTGGCAGGTTCTGTGAAGCATGTAATAAGCAGGTGTTGGATTTTACCCACATGACAGACGCTGAAATTGTACGACTGCTTAAAAAAACGAAAGGAGAGATCTGCGGGAGAGTGCATATACAACAAATTGACAGAGAGCTACGTGAAAGAGAGTGGCAGGCACTTCTGCCTACTTTAGTATTAACTGCTGTTTTATCCACCATCATTCCTGGTACCAGCCACGGTCAATCAATAACGAAGAATGCTTCAAAAGCAACTCAGATAAAAACCAAACATATTCAATTACAAGGGATTATTACAGATTTACATTCTGGAGTAGCGATACCAGGTGTTACCATCATGCTGAAAGAGGATAGTAAGATTGGTACTACATCTGGTAATGATGGTAGTTTTAAAATCGATATTCCCATAACCGGTGGCCAGGATTCAGTTAATTTAACGTTTAGTAGTATGGGGTATGATGGCAAGGAGCTCGCTATCGGGGTTGATGAAATGAATCAAAAATTGGAGCTGGCAATGTGTAACAAGATGTCGGAACTGAAGGAAGTTACGGTGGTTGGTTATAGTATGCGCACAATGACCAGCATCACCGGAGGAATAATCGCAGTAAAACGGAGAACGTGGTGGCAGCGGTTTTGGGATTTGTTCAGAAGACACCATCACTAA
- a CDS encoding DUF1015 domain-containing protein, whose translation MAIIKPFKGLRPKTDLAAQVAARPYDVLSSAEAKQEAAGNPHSYYHVSKSEIDLPDIIDTHSPQVYEKAAENLRQLIKDGTLFQDNEPCYYIYRLIMNGRSQTGLVCVSSVTDYNAGIIKKHEFTRPDKELDRINHIKTTEAQTGNVFLAYTDVPEVNAIIDQWQEHHAPVYDFTAEDGIQHSIWVINTPAAVRDITTLFAEKVPATYIADGHHRAASASLVQKEYQEAGKIKSTDDPVNYFLTTIFPASQLAIMDYNRVVKDLNGLSDAAFLSNLDYEFNVEEIGHQPQQPSTLHEFTMYLGGKWYRLVAEEGTFTTDPIGILDVTILSNNILDKLLGIKDQRTDKRIDFVGGIRGLKELVKRVDSGEMKVAFALYPVTIQQLFDIADSGNVMPPKSTWFEPKLRDGLITHLI comes from the coding sequence ATGGCTATTATCAAACCCTTCAAAGGATTAAGGCCAAAAACAGATTTGGCAGCCCAGGTGGCTGCAAGGCCTTATGACGTACTCAGCTCCGCTGAAGCAAAACAAGAAGCAGCTGGCAACCCGCACTCCTATTACCATGTGTCTAAATCAGAAATAGACCTCCCCGACATTATCGATACCCATAGCCCGCAGGTATACGAAAAAGCAGCCGAAAACCTGCGCCAGCTCATTAAAGACGGTACACTGTTCCAGGACAATGAACCCTGCTACTATATTTACCGGCTTATCATGAACGGAAGATCACAAACAGGACTGGTATGTGTTTCCTCCGTTACCGACTATAACGCGGGCATCATCAAAAAACATGAATTTACCCGCCCCGACAAAGAACTTGACAGAATCAATCATATTAAAACCACCGAAGCGCAAACAGGCAATGTTTTCCTGGCCTACACCGATGTTCCGGAAGTAAACGCCATCATCGACCAATGGCAGGAACACCATGCGCCGGTATATGATTTCACCGCCGAAGACGGAATTCAGCACAGCATCTGGGTGATTAACACTCCGGCTGCCGTCAGGGATATCACCACCCTGTTCGCAGAAAAAGTGCCGGCCACCTACATCGCAGATGGCCACCACCGTGCCGCTTCTGCCAGTCTGGTCCAGAAAGAATACCAGGAAGCAGGTAAAATAAAATCTACAGATGATCCGGTCAACTATTTCCTGACTACCATCTTCCCCGCAAGTCAGCTGGCTATCATGGACTATAACCGCGTAGTTAAAGACCTCAACGGCCTTAGCGATGCAGCCTTCCTCTCCAACCTGGATTATGAATTCAATGTGGAAGAAATAGGCCATCAGCCGCAGCAGCCCAGCACGCTCCACGAATTCACCATGTACCTCGGTGGAAAATGGTACAGGCTCGTAGCGGAAGAAGGTACCTTTACCACAGACCCGATCGGCATCCTGGACGTCACTATCCTCTCCAATAATATCCTGGACAAACTACTGGGAATCAAAGACCAGCGCACCGATAAACGCATCGACTTTGTAGGCGGTATCCGTGGACTGAAAGAACTGGTAAAGCGCGTAGACAGCGGCGAAATGAAAGTTGCCTTCGCCCTTTACCCTGTTACCATTCAGCAATTATTCGATATTGCCGATAGCGGTAATGTGATGCCTCCCAAGAGCACCTGGTTCGAGCCCAAGCTAAGGGACGGCCTGATCACGCACCTGATATAA
- the paaN gene encoding phenylacetic acid degradation protein PaaN: MLVAKHQNTIDNAVKANQERTFFSHYPEHPKAYGDEAHAIGAQSYQQMLGKPFMQLIQKGETGWTGEEISPYSGEVLGITYPVFAVNDLISKAATAGKSWAKVPVPERAAVLTETLDRIKEHFFDIANATMHTTGQSYMMSFQASGPHANDRALEAIAAGFQELQRYPDNILWEKPMGKASVKLNKSFKAVPKGIGLVIGCSTFPVWNSLPGIYADLIAGNTVIVKPHPKAILPIAIAVSCIQQVLEEAGYEPNICQLAVDSSDHLITKELCENPAVKLIDYTGGSAFGDYVESLKGKTVFTEKAGVNSVILDSVKDLDAVIQNLAFSVSLYSGQMCTAPQNFFIPEHGIETSHGKVSFNEVVTKFRDAVDALVNNPKMGAGTLGAVQNEQTLERAKNAGALGGKIVLQGQAIANEEFTKARMFTPTILEVTSADNNIYENELFGPVVLVVKTRDTAHSVQLAKHMAEKHGAITCAAYTTDPKVKEQITEEMNSVFTPVSFNLTGFIWVNQHAAFSDFHVTGGNPAGNASFTNQEFILRRFVWVGNRELAE, translated from the coding sequence ATGCTTGTTGCTAAACACCAAAACACAATTGACAATGCAGTAAAAGCCAACCAGGAAAGGACTTTTTTCTCGCATTACCCGGAACATCCTAAAGCATATGGCGATGAGGCCCATGCCATTGGCGCACAGAGCTATCAGCAGATGCTGGGGAAACCCTTTATGCAACTGATCCAGAAAGGTGAAACCGGATGGACCGGCGAAGAAATTTCGCCCTATTCAGGAGAAGTTTTAGGCATCACCTATCCTGTATTTGCCGTTAATGACCTGATCAGCAAAGCAGCAACAGCCGGTAAATCCTGGGCTAAAGTACCGGTGCCAGAGCGCGCCGCCGTTCTTACAGAAACCCTGGACCGTATCAAAGAGCATTTCTTTGATATTGCCAATGCGACCATGCATACCACCGGTCAGAGCTATATGATGAGCTTCCAGGCAAGTGGCCCCCATGCGAATGACAGGGCACTGGAAGCCATAGCAGCCGGGTTCCAGGAATTACAACGTTATCCGGACAACATCCTCTGGGAAAAGCCAATGGGCAAAGCAAGCGTGAAGCTGAACAAATCCTTCAAGGCTGTTCCTAAAGGTATCGGCCTGGTAATAGGCTGCTCCACCTTCCCGGTATGGAACTCACTCCCAGGCATATACGCCGATCTGATTGCCGGCAATACCGTTATCGTAAAGCCTCACCCTAAAGCTATTCTTCCTATAGCCATCGCCGTTAGCTGTATTCAGCAGGTGCTGGAAGAAGCAGGCTATGAGCCTAATATCTGCCAGCTGGCCGTAGACAGTTCAGATCACCTGATCACCAAGGAACTCTGCGAAAACCCTGCAGTAAAGCTGATAGACTATACCGGCGGAAGTGCATTCGGTGATTATGTGGAGTCACTCAAGGGCAAAACGGTATTTACCGAAAAGGCTGGCGTGAATTCCGTTATCCTCGACAGCGTAAAAGATCTGGATGCCGTTATTCAGAACCTGGCATTTTCCGTGAGTTTATATTCCGGTCAGATGTGTACTGCACCGCAGAACTTCTTCATACCGGAGCATGGCATTGAAACCAGCCATGGCAAAGTAAGCTTCAACGAGGTCGTTACTAAATTCAGGGATGCCGTTGATGCCCTGGTAAACAACCCCAAAATGGGTGCAGGAACCCTTGGTGCCGTACAAAATGAACAAACCCTTGAGCGTGCAAAAAATGCAGGTGCACTGGGAGGTAAAATCGTTTTACAGGGCCAGGCAATTGCCAATGAAGAATTTACCAAAGCACGTATGTTTACCCCTACCATTTTGGAGGTGACCAGTGCTGATAACAATATTTATGAAAATGAGCTGTTCGGGCCGGTAGTACTTGTTGTAAAAACCAGGGATACTGCGCATTCTGTGCAGCTGGCCAAGCATATGGCTGAAAAGCACGGGGCGATTACCTGTGCCGCCTATACGACGGATCCAAAAGTTAAGGAGCAGATTACAGAGGAAATGAATAGTGTATTTACGCCTGTATCCTTTAACCTGACAGGGTTTATCTGGGTGAACCAGCATGCGGCCTTTTCAGATTTCCACGTCACCGGTGGTAATCCGGCTGGTAATGCAAGCTTTACCAACCAGGAGTTCATCCTCAGACGCTTTGTATGGGTAGGCAACCGAGAGCTGGCAGAATAA